In Diorhabda carinulata isolate Delta chromosome 6, icDioCari1.1, whole genome shotgun sequence, a single genomic region encodes these proteins:
- the LOC130895498 gene encoding uncharacterized protein LOC130895498, with translation MNQWQCFFGLLVIAVVCIQKSTGLSCYDCNSVNDKRCLGDENNKLTEDMKKPCPERKGKPYSLCRKIKQVIDFEVNGLLPDSRVIRACGYEDSTYNNRCYQRSGFGGRQEVCACETDDCNGSYTILASFSLVFGLVLLKLNF, from the exons atgaatcagtGGCAGTGTTTTTTTGGATTGTTAGTTATTGCCGTGGTTTGTATTcaaaaaa GTACCGGGTTATCATGTTATGATTGTAACAGTGTTAACGATAAACGATGCCTTGGAgatgaaaataacaaacttACAGAGGACATGAAGAAACCGTGCCCTGAAAGGAAAGGAAAACCTTATTCTTTGTGTAGGAAAATCAAACAAGTCATCGACTTTGAAGTCAACGGTC TATTACCAGATAGTAGAGTAATCAGAGCGTGCGGATATGAAGACAGCACTTACAATAATCGATGTTATCAACGATCAGGATTCGGTGGAAGGCAAGAAGTTTGCGCATGTGAAACTGACGATTGTAACGGAAGTTACACCATTTTGGCGTcgttttctcttgtttttggtttggttttactgaaactcaatttttaa